The Cyclobacterium amurskyense genome contains the following window.
TAAATATGCCTTGCCTGTTCTTTGCTTAAAGTACCTGAAAGTACTTCCATAACGATTTTTCTCCTTGCATCTTCGGAGAACTTTTGTAATTCACTCATTTTGTCCGATTATAGGTTTACAATTTTTAATTAAATTGTGTCAACCTATTTCAGTACACGACCGTTTTTTAATGGTCAGAACTTGCCCCGGTTTATCGGGGTGGAATCTCGCATAGCTGATGATCGTCTAATCGCGTGACAATTGGGTCATGCTCGATTTCTTGCACTCGAACACATGTAATCCTCTGGTTTTTCCACGATTCCTGCCCTTACTGGATTCTCATGTATATAATTCATTCTACTTTCAATCATTTCAGTTCGATAAAGTTCGATAGCATGGTTTTCATGTGTCCAAAATTGCATCTACCCAGTTCTTTTATTAGATTTCGCATGATAGGCAAAAATTATCTTCAACCATTCCTTTCTGCTTTCCTGAGGGTTTTCAATTATCATTTTTAGCAATTTCTTGCTTGTAAATTTCTTAAAATCACGCACCCATCCTGATAAATTCGCATCTTTTTGTTGAACAACCAAGTAAAGGTGATTGGTCATGATGACATAACCAAAGAGGAAAAGTCCCTTTTCCTTTCTACAATAAGCCAAATTTTCCAAGATAAAATCTCGATAGACTTTTCTTGAAAACACATCTGCCCATCCCACCACTTGGAATGTTAAAAAATAGGGCATTTCATCTGTTTATATTTGTTTTCCAAAGGTCAGAACTTGCCCCGGTTTATCGGGGTGGAATCTCGCTACAATAATCATTTTTTGGCCTGACGATTTTGTCATGCTCGATTTCCTGATCTCTTATTTGATAAGCCTCTCCCATAACTAAAAATAGTCTATCCTTGAATGAATTGCCAATGAATGCTGCCCAAGTGTATTGTTGATTGGGTTGGGGTTTCAAATTTCAGTACAGTATTCAAAATTTTATCCATTTGTTTACATAAAGGGGGGCTTCAGAAGCCATTGCAAATGGCATATAAAAGATTTCGACTTAGAAGTCAGTTAGGAATAAAAGGGTGTAGA
Protein-coding sequences here:
- a CDS encoding transposase, with amino-acid sequence MPYFLTFQVVGWADVFSRKVYRDFILENLAYCRKEKGLFLFGYVIMTNHLYLVVQQKDANLSGWVRDFKKFTSKKLLKMIIENPQESRKEWLKIIFAYHAKSNKRTG